One genomic region from Streptomyces sp. NBC_01304 encodes:
- a CDS encoding DNA polymerase III subunit delta', with translation MPVWDDLVGQERVSTQLEAAARDADALVTAHATGAAAPTASKMTHAWLFTGPPGSGRSTTARAFAAALQCTSPDRALGGTPGCGFCDGCHTSLVGTHADVEVVRTDLLSIGVKETRDLVRRAQLSPAVGRWQVIVLEDADRLTEGAGNVLLKAVEEPAPRTVWMLCAPSIEDVLPTIRSRCRHLTLRTPPVDAVADILIRRDGIEPEAAHTAARATQGHIGRARRLATDPRARERRAAVLKLPLRIDEIGGCLKAAQELIDAAAEDAKQVAEEVDVKETEEMKAALGGGQGGRMPRGTAGAMKELEDRQKRRKTRTQRDSLDLALIDLTGFYRDVLALQFGSQVAIANVELSDPLDRIARSTSPERTLRRIEAIAACRTALDRNVAPLLAVEAMAVSLRSG, from the coding sequence ATGCCCGTATGGGACGACCTGGTGGGCCAGGAGCGGGTGAGCACGCAGCTCGAAGCCGCCGCCCGCGACGCCGACGCGCTCGTGACCGCCCACGCCACAGGCGCGGCAGCCCCCACCGCCTCGAAGATGACCCACGCCTGGCTCTTCACCGGCCCGCCCGGATCGGGCAGATCCACCACGGCCAGAGCCTTCGCCGCCGCCCTGCAGTGCACCAGCCCGGACCGGGCCCTCGGCGGCACCCCGGGGTGCGGGTTCTGCGACGGCTGCCACACCAGCCTGGTCGGCACCCACGCCGACGTGGAAGTGGTCAGGACCGACCTCCTCAGCATCGGCGTGAAGGAGACCCGCGACCTCGTCCGCAGGGCCCAGCTCTCCCCGGCCGTCGGCCGCTGGCAGGTCATCGTCCTGGAGGACGCCGACCGCCTCACCGAAGGCGCGGGCAATGTGCTCCTGAAGGCGGTCGAGGAGCCCGCACCGCGCACGGTGTGGATGCTCTGCGCGCCCTCCATCGAGGACGTCCTGCCCACGATCCGCTCCCGCTGCCGCCACCTGACGCTCCGCACGCCCCCGGTGGACGCCGTGGCCGACATCCTCATCCGGCGCGACGGCATCGAGCCGGAGGCCGCGCACACCGCGGCCCGTGCCACCCAGGGCCACATCGGCCGCGCCCGACGCCTCGCCACCGACCCGCGGGCCCGTGAGCGCCGCGCCGCCGTGCTCAAACTCCCGCTGCGCATCGACGAGATCGGCGGCTGCCTCAAGGCCGCCCAGGAGCTGATCGACGCGGCCGCCGAGGACGCCAAGCAGGTCGCCGAGGAGGTCGACGTCAAGGAGACCGAGGAGATGAAGGCCGCGCTCGGCGGCGGCCAGGGCGGCCGGATGCCGCGCGGCACGGCCGGTGCCATGAAGGAACTCGAAGACAGGCAGAAGCGCCGCAAGACCCGCACCCAGCGCGACAGCCTCGACCTCGCCCTGATCGACCTCACGGGCTTCTACCGCGATGTGCTCGCCCTGCAGTTCGGCTCCCAAGTGGCCATCGCCAACGTCGAGTTGAGCGATCCGCTGGACCGCATCGCCCGCTCCACCTCCCCGGAGCGGACCCTGCGCCGCATCGAGGCCATCGCCGCGTGCCGCACGGCGCTCGACCGCAATGTGGCCCCGCTCCTGGCGGTCGAGGCGATGGCGGTGTCGCTCCGCTCGGGCTGA
- the tmk gene encoding dTMP kinase — protein MTRADDADDALVADSRERAVRALLRHPPLKRLWSAQLVGSIGDALALLVLVALSLQAAVQEDAFGGGYRGAAFAVAAVFGARILATLLFGAVLLGPLTTLTSADGPLDRRWTMIGSDGVRALALIVAPLWIDWTPDNALAALLVTGFVVGVAERLWTVSRESAAPALLPAPPLEGATVRPLPDHMDALRRLSLRTGFIALPVAALALIAVSLVSNLLGAGVDWFELHKAALASYVAAGLFAASLSVVYFLELPDTRTPRARSPLEGLRRPKTGSGVDKGRTGAIPLLVLACAAVAGAIAAAVAVAVLHAVDLNGGPVLYGLLVFGLTGGTVVGIRTAPSVLPGLSRRRLLALAIALTGIALLGAGLVPDPTTVLLIVTLAGVSAGVAANTGHDLLDQEVEDFRRTRTTEHLQAVVRVSIALGAVVAPVLAAAIGRHRMESGKFVFDHGGAAFTLMLAGALLLPVAALVLAKADDRSGVPLRRDLTDALRGGDPAQAPAATGFFIALEGGDGAGKSTQAEALAEWIRGKGHEVVVTREPGATPVGKRLRSILLDVSSAGLSHRAEALLYAADRAEHVDTVVRPALERGAIVISDRYIDSSVAYQGAGRDLSPTEVARINRWATGGLVPHLTCLLDVSPEAARERFTEAPDRLESEPAEFHARVRSGFLTLAAADPGRYLVVDAAQEPEAVTTVIRHRLDVLLPLSDAEVKAQEEARKAAEEEARRKAEEEAARKAEEERQERERQAQLARLRAEEEERKRRELEEARRREEERQAEEARARAEEARRLAEEERARREAEEKVRAAEEERRRRQAEEESRLRAEAEERRVEKQRKAEEALVRAEEARRAAAAASAATSAATATAAAAVPVPVPDNETTVPTPIVAPPAGAGDETTVLPAVSDPDGEETAVVPQPPAPSPAEETAVLPPVRDARPADDPADRVPQGIFRDDVTRELPQVDEAGVPRRRPPSDWAEETPLDDLPSLADELLGSRDEDEDGGGGKGKRRRG, from the coding sequence ATGACGCGAGCTGACGACGCCGACGACGCCCTGGTCGCCGATTCCCGGGAGCGCGCCGTTCGCGCACTCCTGCGACACCCCCCGCTGAAGCGCCTGTGGAGCGCCCAACTGGTGGGCAGCATCGGCGATGCCCTCGCACTCCTCGTCCTGGTCGCCCTGTCGCTGCAAGCGGCGGTCCAGGAGGACGCGTTCGGGGGCGGATACCGCGGCGCGGCCTTCGCCGTGGCCGCCGTGTTCGGCGCCCGCATCCTCGCCACGCTCCTCTTCGGCGCGGTCCTGCTCGGCCCGCTGACCACGCTCACCTCGGCCGACGGACCGCTCGACCGGCGCTGGACCATGATCGGGTCGGACGGTGTCAGGGCCCTCGCGCTGATCGTCGCCCCGCTGTGGATCGACTGGACCCCGGACAACGCGCTCGCCGCGCTCCTCGTCACCGGCTTCGTCGTCGGCGTCGCCGAACGCCTGTGGACCGTGTCGCGCGAGAGCGCGGCTCCCGCGCTGCTGCCCGCGCCGCCGCTGGAGGGCGCGACCGTACGGCCGTTGCCGGACCACATGGACGCGCTGCGCCGGCTGTCGCTGCGTACGGGATTCATCGCGTTGCCCGTCGCGGCCCTCGCGCTGATCGCGGTCTCGCTGGTCAGCAATCTGCTCGGGGCCGGGGTCGACTGGTTCGAGCTGCACAAGGCGGCGCTCGCCTCCTACGTCGCGGCCGGTCTCTTCGCCGCGTCGCTCTCGGTCGTCTACTTCCTGGAACTGCCCGATACCCGGACGCCGCGCGCCCGTTCGCCGCTCGAGGGCCTGCGCCGCCCGAAGACCGGCTCCGGTGTCGACAAGGGCCGCACGGGCGCCATCCCGCTCCTGGTGCTCGCCTGCGCGGCGGTCGCCGGGGCCATCGCGGCCGCGGTCGCCGTCGCGGTGCTGCACGCCGTGGACCTGAACGGCGGCCCGGTGCTCTACGGCCTGCTCGTGTTCGGCCTCACCGGCGGCACGGTCGTCGGCATCCGTACGGCGCCGTCGGTGCTGCCCGGCCTGTCCCGTCGCCGGCTCCTCGCGCTGGCCATCGCGCTGACCGGGATCGCACTGCTCGGCGCGGGCCTGGTGCCCGACCCGACGACGGTGCTCCTGATCGTCACGCTCGCCGGCGTCTCCGCCGGAGTCGCCGCGAACACCGGACACGACCTCCTGGACCAAGAGGTCGAGGACTTCCGTCGGACGCGTACGACGGAACATCTGCAAGCAGTAGTACGTGTCTCCATCGCCCTCGGTGCCGTCGTCGCTCCCGTGCTCGCGGCGGCGATCGGGCGGCACCGCATGGAGAGCGGCAAGTTCGTGTTCGACCACGGCGGCGCCGCCTTCACGCTGATGCTCGCCGGGGCGCTGCTCCTGCCGGTCGCCGCGCTGGTCCTGGCGAAGGCGGACGACCGCTCCGGCGTACCGCTGCGCCGCGACCTCACCGACGCCCTGCGCGGCGGCGACCCGGCCCAGGCGCCGGCCGCCACCGGCTTCTTCATCGCCCTCGAAGGCGGCGACGGCGCGGGCAAGTCGACGCAGGCCGAGGCGCTCGCGGAGTGGATCAGGGGCAAGGGCCACGAGGTCGTGGTCACGCGCGAGCCGGGGGCGACGCCGGTCGGCAAGCGGCTCCGCTCGATCCTGCTCGACGTGTCTTCCGCCGGTCTCTCGCACCGCGCGGAGGCGCTCCTGTACGCCGCCGACCGCGCGGAGCACGTGGACACGGTCGTACGTCCTGCCCTCGAGCGGGGCGCGATCGTCATCTCCGACCGCTACATCGACTCGTCCGTCGCCTATCAGGGCGCCGGCCGTGACCTCTCGCCGACCGAGGTCGCGCGCATCAACAGGTGGGCGACCGGCGGACTCGTACCGCATCTGACCTGCCTGCTCGACGTCTCGCCGGAGGCCGCGCGCGAGCGCTTCACGGAGGCGCCCGACCGGCTCGAGTCGGAGCCCGCCGAGTTCCACGCGCGCGTGCGCTCCGGTTTCCTCACCCTCGCCGCGGCCGACCCGGGCCGGTACCTGGTCGTCGACGCGGCCCAGGAGCCGGAGGCGGTCACGACCGTGATCCGGCACCGGCTCGATGTGCTCCTGCCGCTCTCCGACGCCGAGGTGAAGGCGCAGGAGGAGGCCCGCAAGGCCGCCGAGGAAGAGGCCCGTCGCAAGGCCGAGGAAGAGGCCGCGCGCAAGGCCGAGGAGGAGCGCCAGGAGCGCGAGCGCCAGGCTCAGCTCGCCCGGCTCCGTGCCGAGGAGGAAGAGCGCAAGCGCCGCGAGCTGGAGGAGGCGCGCCGCCGCGAGGAGGAGCGCCAGGCCGAGGAGGCGCGCGCCCGGGCCGAGGAGGCGCGCCGTCTCGCCGAGGAGGAGCGCGCCCGGCGCGAGGCCGAGGAGAAGGTGCGGGCCGCCGAGGAGGAGCGCAGGCGCCGGCAGGCCGAGGAGGAGTCGCGGCTGCGGGCCGAGGCGGAGGAGCGGCGGGTCGAGAAGCAGCGGAAGGCCGAGGAGGCGTTGGTCCGGGCCGAGGAGGCCCGGCGGGCTGCGGCTGCGGCTTCTGCCGCGACTTCCGCTGCTACTGCTACTGCTGCCGCTGCGGTGCCGGTGCCGGTGCCGGACAACGAGACGACTGTGCCTACGCCGATCGTTGCTCCCCCTGCCGGGGCGGGCGATGAGACGACTGTGCTGCCTGCTGTGTCCGACCCGGACGGGGAAGAGACGGCTGTGGTGCCTCAGCCGCCTGCGCCTTCGCCTGCTGAAGAGACGGCCGTGCTGCCCCCCGTGCGGGATGCGCGGCCCGCGGATGATCCGGCCGACCGGGTGCCGCAGGGGATCTTCCGGGACGACGTCACGCGGGAGCTGCCGCAGGTCGACGAGGCGGGTGTGCCGCGGCGTCGGCCGCCGTCGGACTGGGCCGAGGAGACGCCCCTCGACGATCTGCCCTCGCTGGCGGATGAATTGCTGGGGTCGCGGGACGAGGATGAGGATGGCGGCGGCGGTAAGGGTAAGCGGCGTCGGGGCTGA
- the topA gene encoding type I DNA topoisomerase, with amino-acid sequence MSPTSETAHGGRRLVIVESPAKAKTIKGYLGPGYVVEASVGHIRDLPNGAAEVPEKYTGEVRRLGVDVENDFQPIYVVNADKKAQVKKLKDLLKDSDELFLATDEDREGEAIAWHLQEVLKPKVPVHRMVFHEITKDAIREAVANPRELNTLMVDAQETRRILDRLYGYEVSPVLWKKVMPKLSAGRVQSVATRLVVERERERIAFRSAEYWDLTGTFGTGRTGDASDPSQLIARLNSVDGKRVAQGRDFNSVGQLKSDTLHLDEANARSLAAALENASFAVRSVESKPYRRSPYAPFRTTTLQQEASRKLGFGAKATMQVAQKLYENGFITYMRTDSTTLSDTAIGAARAQVTQLYGANYLPDKPRTYAGKVKNAQEAHEAIRPSGDRFRTPAETGLTGDQFRLYELIWKRTVASQMKDATGNSVTVKIGGRASDGRDAEFNASGKTITFHGFLKAYVEGADDPNAELDDRERRLPQVSEGDALSAEEITVDGHATKPPARYTEASLVKELEEREIGRPSTYASIIGTILDRGYVFKKGTALVPSFLSFAVVNLLEKHFGRLVDYDFTARMEDDLDRIARGEAQAVPWLKRFYFGEGDDTGAASAAGNGDGDHLGGLKELVTDLGAIDAREISSFPVGEGILLRVGRYGPYIERGEKGEENHQRADVPDDIAPDELTVEYAEELLAKPSGDFALGQDPESGHEIVAKDGRYGPYVTEILPEGTPKTGKNAVKPRTASLFKSMTLDTVTLADALKLMSLPRVVGADAEGVEITAQNGRYGPYLKKGTDSRSLTEEEQLFTITLEEALAIYAQPKQRGRAAAKPPLKELGEDPVSGKPVVVKDGRFGAYVTDGETNATLRAADSVEDITPERGYELLAEKRAKGPAKKVAKKAPAKKAAKKAPAKKTAAAAKKTAAKTTASAAKKTAAKKAPAKKAAAAKVVAED; translated from the coding sequence TTGTCCCCGACCAGCGAGACCGCACACGGCGGCCGCCGACTCGTCATCGTCGAGTCGCCTGCCAAGGCGAAGACGATCAAGGGCTACCTCGGCCCTGGGTACGTCGTCGAAGCGAGCGTCGGGCACATCCGCGACCTCCCGAACGGTGCCGCGGAGGTGCCGGAGAAGTACACCGGCGAGGTGCGCCGCCTGGGCGTGGACGTAGAGAACGACTTCCAGCCGATCTACGTCGTCAACGCCGACAAGAAGGCCCAGGTCAAGAAGCTCAAGGACCTCCTGAAGGATTCCGACGAACTCTTCCTCGCCACCGATGAGGACCGCGAGGGCGAAGCCATCGCGTGGCACCTGCAGGAAGTCCTGAAGCCCAAGGTCCCGGTCCACCGGATGGTCTTCCACGAGATCACCAAGGACGCGATCCGCGAGGCCGTCGCCAACCCGCGCGAGCTGAACACGCTGATGGTCGACGCCCAGGAGACCCGCAGGATCCTGGACCGCCTGTACGGCTACGAGGTCTCGCCGGTCCTGTGGAAGAAGGTCATGCCGAAGCTCTCGGCGGGCCGTGTGCAGTCCGTCGCGACCCGCCTCGTCGTCGAGCGGGAGCGCGAGCGCATCGCCTTCCGCTCCGCCGAGTACTGGGACCTGACCGGCACCTTCGGCACCGGCCGCACGGGCGACGCGTCCGACCCCTCGCAGCTGATCGCCCGCCTGAACTCCGTCGACGGCAAGCGCGTCGCGCAGGGCCGCGACTTCAACTCGGTCGGTCAGCTCAAGTCCGACACCCTGCACCTGGACGAGGCGAACGCCCGCTCGCTGGCCGCGGCTCTGGAGAACGCTTCCTTCGCCGTACGGTCCGTCGAGTCGAAGCCGTACCGCCGCTCGCCGTACGCCCCTTTCCGTACGACGACCCTCCAGCAGGAGGCCTCCCGCAAGCTGGGCTTCGGGGCCAAGGCCACCATGCAGGTCGCGCAGAAGCTGTACGAGAACGGCTTCATCACCTATATGCGTACGGACTCCACCACGCTGTCGGACACGGCGATCGGTGCCGCCCGGGCCCAGGTGACGCAGCTGTACGGCGCCAACTACCTGCCGGACAAGCCGCGCACGTACGCCGGGAAGGTCAAGAACGCGCAGGAGGCGCACGAGGCGATCCGCCCCTCCGGCGACCGCTTCCGCACCCCGGCCGAGACCGGTCTGACCGGCGACCAGTTCAGGTTGTACGAGCTGATCTGGAAGCGGACCGTCGCCTCCCAGATGAAGGACGCGACCGGCAACTCGGTCACGGTCAAGATCGGTGGCCGCGCCTCCGACGGCCGGGACGCCGAGTTCAACGCGTCCGGCAAGACCATCACCTTCCACGGGTTCCTGAAGGCGTACGTAGAGGGCGCCGACGACCCGAACGCCGAGCTGGACGACCGCGAGCGCCGGCTGCCGCAGGTCAGCGAGGGCGACGCGCTGTCGGCCGAGGAGATCACGGTCGACGGGCACGCGACCAAGCCGCCGGCCCGCTACACCGAAGCCTCGCTGGTCAAGGAGCTCGAAGAGCGCGAGATCGGCCGTCCGTCGACGTACGCGTCGATCATCGGGACGATCCTCGACCGCGGCTACGTCTTCAAGAAGGGCACGGCGCTCGTCCCGTCCTTCCTGAGCTTCGCCGTGGTGAACCTCCTGGAGAAGCACTTCGGGCGGCTCGTCGACTACGACTTCACCGCCCGCATGGAGGACGACCTCGACCGCATCGCGCGCGGTGAGGCCCAGGCGGTGCCGTGGCTGAAGCGTTTCTACTTCGGCGAGGGCGACGACACGGGTGCGGCCTCCGCCGCCGGGAACGGCGACGGGGACCACCTCGGCGGCCTCAAGGAACTGGTCACCGACCTGGGCGCGATCGACGCCCGGGAGATCTCCTCCTTCCCCGTCGGCGAGGGCATCCTGCTGCGCGTCGGCCGGTACGGCCCGTACATCGAGCGGGGCGAGAAGGGCGAGGAGAACCACCAGCGGGCCGACGTGCCCGACGACATCGCGCCCGACGAGCTCACGGTCGAGTACGCGGAGGAGCTGCTCGCCAAGCCGAGCGGGGACTTCGCGCTGGGTCAGGACCCGGAGTCGGGGCACGAGATCGTCGCCAAGGACGGCCGTTATGGGCCGTACGTGACGGAGATCCTTCCCGAGGGCACGCCGAAGACCGGCAAGAACGCGGTCAAGCCGCGGACGGCGTCCTTGTTCAAGTCGATGACTCTGGACACGGTGACGCTCGCCGACGCGCTCAAGCTGATGTCGCTCCCGCGCGTGGTGGGCGCCGACGCCGAGGGCGTCGAGATCACCGCGCAGAACGGGCGGTACGGGCCCTACCTGAAGAAGGGCACCGACTCCCGGTCGCTGACCGAGGAGGAGCAGCTCTTCACCATCACGCTGGAGGAGGCGCTCGCGATCTACGCGCAGCCCAAGCAGCGTGGCCGGGCCGCGGCGAAGCCGCCGCTGAAGGAGCTGGGCGAGGACCCGGTCTCCGGGAAGCCGGTCGTCGTCAAGGACGGGCGCTTCGGGGCGTACGTCACCGATGGTGAGACCAATGCGACGCTGCGGGCGGCGGATTCGGTCGAGGACATCACTCCTGAGCGGGGCTATGAGCTGCTCGCGGAGAAGCGGGCGAAGGGGCCGGCCAAGAAGGTCGCGAAGAAGGCTCCCGCCAAGAAGGCCGCGAAGAAGGCTCCGGCCAAGAAGACTGCGGCTGCGGCGAAGAAGACCGCGGCCAAGACGACTGCGTCTGCTGCGAAGAAGACTGCAGCCAAGAAGGCTCCGGCGAAGAAGGCGGCTGCGGCGAAGGTTGTGGCTGAGGACTGA
- a CDS encoding serine/threonine-protein kinase produces the protein MNHPTGRFIAGRYRLLRRLGSGGMGRVWLAYDEQLATEVAVKEIAVPAGVATGDLAGRVERARSEARNAARLRGHPHVVTVYDVFELDGLPWIVMEYVPGALDLEAVVRAEGPLPSTQVARIGRAVLDALTAGHAAGILHRDVKPANILLAPGSSGDSYEKILLTDYGISVRPEAGDPRVTAVGGIVGTPGYLAPERCRGGEPTAAADLFSLGATLYFAAEGKGPFSRADEYGTMAALLFEEPPTMTRASWQLAEVVFGLLRKEPERRPTAASALADLAALADSGRSQVPLPPAPGTPAPGMPPPADAPSRRLRRPFVAALVAFAVLLVGGGTWLGVWGPGDRDKGKTGSGSWSSSPVRDVDAGYAYGRTVSLTSELIAGQCVTANWSGKKFKSLPELVESTCEEDHDAQVMALVEADSHEEAREAGAGKCAGKLSRLRAGLPRATVYPLLPTRGTVEANSGRASVACLMFIDVGVLSGDLGAFRREGAELELGTAGTGDCFDVKTEEGNPDEAWFLIDCDKPHMQQTVGWVATPKGMSYEGWEGEVTPLCLNRFGSAWVRDQAHEIQAWYALEGEFDDGARFALCALSRVDQKQLPAGPAEPVTGT, from the coding sequence ATGAACCACCCCACGGGCCGCTTCATCGCCGGCCGCTACCGCCTCCTGCGCCGCCTCGGCTCGGGAGGGATGGGGCGGGTGTGGCTCGCGTACGACGAACAGCTGGCCACCGAGGTCGCGGTCAAGGAGATCGCCGTACCGGCCGGCGTGGCCACCGGCGACCTCGCGGGGAGGGTCGAGCGGGCCCGCAGCGAGGCGCGGAACGCGGCGCGGCTGCGCGGGCATCCCCATGTGGTCACCGTCTACGACGTGTTCGAGCTGGACGGACTCCCGTGGATCGTCATGGAGTACGTGCCCGGCGCGCTCGACCTGGAGGCGGTGGTCCGGGCGGAGGGGCCGTTGCCCTCGACTCAGGTCGCCCGGATCGGCCGGGCGGTACTGGACGCGCTCACGGCCGGGCATGCTGCGGGCATCCTGCACCGGGATGTGAAACCGGCCAACATCCTGCTGGCTCCGGGCAGTTCGGGCGATTCGTACGAGAAGATCCTGCTCACCGACTACGGCATCTCGGTACGGCCCGAGGCGGGCGACCCGCGCGTCACGGCGGTCGGCGGGATCGTCGGCACGCCCGGCTATCTGGCCCCGGAGCGATGCCGTGGCGGGGAACCGACGGCCGCCGCCGATCTGTTCTCGCTGGGCGCCACGCTGTACTTCGCCGCTGAGGGCAAGGGTCCGTTCTCCCGCGCCGATGAGTACGGCACGATGGCCGCGCTGCTTTTCGAGGAGCCGCCCACGATGACCCGGGCGTCCTGGCAACTGGCCGAGGTGGTGTTCGGACTGCTGCGCAAGGAACCGGAGCGCCGGCCCACGGCGGCGTCGGCCTTGGCCGACCTTGCCGCGCTGGCCGATTCGGGCCGGTCGCAGGTCCCGCTGCCGCCCGCACCTGGCACGCCCGCACCTGGCATGCCCCCGCCGGCCGACGCGCCCTCGCGTCGGCTGCGGCGGCCCTTCGTCGCCGCGCTGGTGGCGTTCGCCGTGCTGCTTGTCGGGGGCGGCACGTGGCTCGGCGTATGGGGGCCAGGCGACCGAGACAAGGGCAAGACCGGTTCGGGGAGCTGGAGTTCGTCGCCCGTGCGCGACGTGGACGCCGGTTATGCGTACGGCAGGACCGTGTCGCTGACCAGCGAGTTGATCGCCGGACAGTGCGTCACCGCGAACTGGTCCGGCAAGAAGTTCAAAAGTCTGCCCGAACTGGTCGAGTCGACCTGCGAGGAGGACCACGACGCCCAGGTGATGGCTCTGGTCGAGGCCGACAGCCACGAGGAGGCCCGCGAGGCGGGGGCCGGGAAGTGCGCCGGGAAACTCTCGCGGCTGCGTGCGGGACTCCCCAGGGCCACCGTCTATCCGCTGCTGCCCACTCGGGGCACGGTGGAGGCCAACTCGGGCCGGGCCTCCGTCGCGTGCTTGATGTTCATCGACGTCGGTGTGCTGTCCGGGGACCTCGGCGCGTTCCGCAGGGAGGGGGCGGAGCTCGAACTGGGCACTGCCGGTACCGGCGACTGCTTCGACGTGAAGACGGAGGAGGGCAATCCCGATGAGGCCTGGTTCCTGATCGACTGCGACAAGCCGCACATGCAGCAGACCGTCGGCTGGGTGGCGACGCCGAAGGGCATGTCCTACGAGGGCTGGGAGGGCGAGGTCACCCCTCTGTGCCTCAACAGGTTCGGCTCCGCTTGGGTCCGTGACCAGGCACACGAGATCCAGGCCTGGTACGCCTTGGAGGGCGAATTCGACGACGGAGCCCGTTTCGCGCTGTGCGCCCTGAGCCGCGTGGACCAAAAACAGCTCCCGGCCGGCCCCGCCGAACCCGTGACCGGCACCTGA